The uncultured Bacteroides sp. genomic sequence TGAAATTGGTAAACATTTTGAGCGTAATAATCAGATAGATTCGGCTGTTTATTATGGACGAGAAGCATATTCTCTAAGTAAAAAGAGTGTGTTCAGAATTGATATTCTAAAAACAAGCAGACTATTGAGCCAATTGTTTAAATCGGAGAATCAGATAGATAGTGCTTTTAAATATCAGAGTATAATGCTTGAAACGCAGGAGTCTATGTTCAGCAGGGACAAAATAAGCAGGATTAATATGCTTAAGTTCAATGAACAGATTCGTCAGAAAGAAATTGAGTTTGCCAAACAGCACCAGGAAGAGATGCGTGTTCGTAGACTTCAGCTAACTATTTTGGCTATTTCAATTATTGCTGTTATTATTGTATTTTTATTATTAAGCCGTACTATAATTGCGAGCCAGAAACTGATTAAGTTTTTGGGGGTAGTAGTACTTCTTATCTCGTTTGAATTTATAGATCAGGTTCTGCATCCTATCATTGAAACATTTACAAATCATACTCCTTCTTTAATGTTACTGATACTGGTCAGTATAGCATCATTACTAGTTCCATTGCATTTTAAATTGGAAAAATGGGCTATAGCAAAGCTTATAGAAAAGAATAATAAAATAAGGCTGGTTGCAGCAAAGAAAACTATTCAGGAACTGGATGAAAAATTACAATGATTTTAAAAAGAAAGGCAGCAATTTAGTTTGCTGCCTTTTCTTGAAGTATTTTCAGTTTTTGTAGTTCTTAATTAAGTCCGAAAGATTTCATATCTTCTTCCGCGGTTGTGATAGTCTGAACACCAAAACTGTCCTGAACAATTTTTAAAAGGTTAGGCGTTAAGAATCCAGGCAAAGTAGGACCGATATGTGTATTCTTTATTCCGAGGTACAGCAAGGCAAGGTGAACGATGATCGCTTTCTGCTCGTACCAGGCAATATTAAAGATAATTGGTAATTTATTAATGTCGTCCAGTTTCAGAACTTCTTTTAATTTAAGCGCAACTACTGCCCATGAATACGAATCATTGCACTGACCGGCATCCAGCACTCTTGGTATACCGTTGATGTCGCCCAATTTCAACTTGTTATAGCGATATTTAGCACATCCCGAAGTGAGAATCACAGTATCTTTGGGCAGTTGTTTTGCAAATTCAGTATAATATTCACGGCTTTTTTGACGTGCATCACAACCCGACATCACAACCAGTTTTTTTATAGCTCCGGAATTTACAGCTTTCAGAATCTTATCAGCAAGAGATAAGACCTGATTATGTGCAAAGCCGATAGTTATTTCACCATTCTCAATTTCTGTAGGAGGCGGACATTTTTTTGCTAGTTCTATGATTTCAGAAAAGTCTTTATGACCATTAACCAGTTTCTTATCAATCACTTTCCATTCGGGCATTCCAGCAGCTCCTGTTGTAAATATCCTATCGTTATAGGTGGTTGTTTTGCGTGGAGGTACCAGACAATTGGTAGTGAAGAGAACAGGGCCATTAAATGTTTCAAATTCATCAAGCTGTCGGTGCCATGCATTTCCGTAGTTTCCCACCAGATGTTTGTATTTCTTAAAATGAGGATAAGCATGAGAAGGCAGCATCTCAGAATGAGTATAAATATCAACGCCCTTACCTTCAGTTTGTATTAATAGCTGTTCCAAATCATTCAGATCATGTCCGCTGACCAGGATACCTGGATTCTTTCCAACTCCGATGTTAACCTTAGAAATCTCAGGATTGCCAAAAGTGGAAGTGTTTGCTTTGTCAAGCAAAGCCATCACCTTAACTCCATGTTCACCGGTTCTTACAAGCCAGTCAAGCATATCTTTCAGGTTCATAGGTCTGTAAATCATAACAAGAGTCTCTTCCATGAAGTTGTATATATCCTGTTCTTCGAATCCCAGATTGAAGGCATGTTCCGCATAGGCTGCAATGCCTTTTACCCCAAACAAGGTGTATTGTTTCAATGCACGGATATCTTCGTCTTTGTCAAAGAATAAAGTGCTAACCTGCTTTGCTTTTTCATAAAAGTCTGCTTCGCTTGTTCCTTTCCAGTCAAGTGCATCATTCTTTTCACTAATATGTGCTTTTGTTTTCAGGTTATCCCGGAGAGTGATGCAATCATTGATAGACTTCATTATTGCTTTGTTATCAAAATTGGCATTTGTGATAGTTATGAACAGGCCATTAGTAATGTGTTTACTCTCTACGTTAGTATCGATCCCTTTCTTTCGGGCCTCGATAGTTGCAAATGCAAGTCCCTGACATGCAAATATTAATAAATCCTGAATATTGGCGGTATCTTCTTTTTTACCGCAAACTCCGTTGATGGTGCAGCCCGTATTCTTGGCTGTCTCCTGACACTGGTTACAAAACATGCTCATAGTATTATATTTTTAGAAGTTGGTATACAATGAATTAGGCTCGAAAACAGTATTCAATAAACAAATATGAAGATGATTTGTTTATTCATTTCGGACTTTTATATATACAATAACTTTTCAAGGTTTAAAAGCAAAAATATTCCGATCAGGCCATAAGCTCAGATAATTGATTATATTTGTAATATGAATCAGCTCTCAAAAGAAATAAGAACATATACCTTTTCTGAATTCGAAGGAAATAATCCTTCTTTCTCACTCAGACGACTCGAAGATTTGTATCGCATGAAACACGGCGAATCCGATATTCCGCATCGTCATGATTATTATACCATTATTTTTTTTGAGAAGGGAGCTGGAACTCATATTGTTGACTTTACGGAGTATCCGATTGAAGATCACAGCATTTATTTTATTATTCCCGGACAGATGCATCAGGTAATACCTACTTCCGAACCTAAAGGCTGGACAATGAAATTTACCGATGAGTTTTTAATATCCAATTCCATTTCCGAAAAACTGATAAATAGCATTTACCTGTTCAATGAATACGGTCAGTCTCCTCCGCTATCTATCAATGAAATACAGATGCCTGTCTATCTCAATATAATTTCTCAGATAGAGTTTTTTTCTAACTCTTTGGAAAGTTATACGCAGGAAGCCATTGGGGCATTGATGAAACTTTTCTTTATACAAAGCAATAATCATTGTTCGCTGCATAAAAGCAATAATCCACAGTTGCAGGAAACCACCAATCAGCTGTTGCATTCGTTCAAACAACTGCTGAACAAACATTATGCCTCTATGCATCTGGTGGCCGATTATGCCAATAAATTAAATGTTACAGCCGATTATCTCAATAAAACGGTGAAGAGCATTACGGGAAAATCAGCCAAAGATCATATTCAGACTAAAATAATTATAGAAGCAAAACGTTCACTACTTTTTAGTGAGATCAGCAGCAAAGAGCTGGCTTACGAACTTGGCTTCGAAGAATCGGCCCATTTCAATAACTTTTTTAAGAAGATTACCGGTCAAACTCCCTCCGAATTTCGAGTTTTAGCACGTCAGTCCTGATTTTTGCAATCATTCACCTGATTTCATTACTTCGTTCGGCATATCACTGCCGTATCTTTGTTACATCAAATTCAAGGAGAGTTTGAACAGTAATAAAGAACAGAAGCATGAAAACAATATTGCATAAATCAGAAACACGTGGACATGCCAATCATGGCTGGCTCGATACCCACCATACTTTTAGCTTTGCCGATTATTACAACCCTCAACGTGTGCACTTTGGTATGCTAAGAGTACTAAACGATGATCGCATAGCACCAGGAGAAGGTTTTGGCAAGCATCCTCATGACAACATGGAGATAATTACCATTCCACTTTACGGCGATCTGGAACATAAGGACAGCATGGGCAACCACGGCGTTATCACTACCGGTGAAATTCAGGTGATGAGTGCCGGGACCGGTATCTTCCATAGTGAGTTCAATAAGAATAAAAATAAAGAAGTGGGCCTACTGCAAATATGGGTACTCCCTAACAAAAAGAATGTAACACCGCGGTATGATCAGATTACTCTGGCCGATATTCAGAAACCCGATGAATTTTATCAGATACTTTCACCTAACCCTGAAGATCAGGGCGTATGGATATATCAGAATGCCTGGTTCCACCTCGGCGATTTATCTGAAGGATGGAAAGGAACGTACCAACTGAAAGATAAGAAGAACGGCGTTTACTTCTTTGTAATAGAAGGAAAAGTAACAGTTGCCGGACAGGAGTTGAACAGAAGAGACGGACTAGGTGTTAGTGAAGCAGAGTCAATAGAAATAACAACATCTGCAAAAACAAAACTTCTGGTAATGGAAGTACCAATGCAATAATCAAGTTAGAAATATTATAATTAAAAAATAGACATTATGAACACAATTAAAAAATTCTTAGCAACAGACCAACAATCATGGTCATTATTAGTAGCACGTTTGGCATTAGGCCTTGTTATATTACCTCACGGAATGCAAAAAGCCCTCGGAGCTTTCGGAGGATACGGCTTTTCTGGCACACTCGGAGCCTTTCAATCCATGGGAATGCCACTTCTCATTGGAGTTCTGGTAATTCTGGCAGAATTTGTAGGAAGCATAGGTATTCTTGTTGGAGCAGGAACCCGCTTTATGGCTTTCTCTGTTGGTTTAACAATGGCAGGAGCTGCTGTCCTTGGCGGACATATCAACAATGGATTTTTCATGAACTGGTTCGGAGCGCAAAAGGGCGAAGGTGTTGAATACTTCATTCTTGTTGTTGGTCTGGCTCTTGTTCTTCTCATTGGCGGAAGCGGACGCTATGCTGTCGACAATCTTATTTCAGATAAACTAAAAACAAAATAAAATAGAAACTTTAAAAATACCACTATGAGTGAAGATGTTCATATTTGCCATTGCAATGGCATAACCAAAGGTGAAATAGCAAAAGCTATCAAAGAAAAAGGATTAACCACTGCCGACGAAGTTAGCGATGAAACATCTGCCGGAGAAGTTTGCGGAGGTTGTGTATCCGATATTGAAGAGATATTAGATGAGGTAAATGGTTAAAATCAATCAGGTATTGATTTTCTTATAAAAGGTAAAAAGATTGTGAAAGGCAGTAATTTCGGTTACTGCCTTTTTTAATAAATAATTTTTTGTTGGCTTGAAGAATGTCTGTTAGAAAAGGATAAATTTTGGATTATAAACTATTGTTTTTTATGTAGTCCATCTTTATACTCAGAGGGAGTGATTTTCATTTGTTTTTTGAAGCATTTACTGAAATACTTTGGATCATTGAATCCTGTCATGTATGCGACTTGTGAGAAATTGAATTTATCAGTTTCTATAAGCTGCGCAGCACGTTTTATCCGTATCTCACGAATGAAGTCAACAGGTGAAAGACCTACAATAGATCTCAGCTTTTTGTAGAAAACCGTGCGACTTAGCATTAAATTCTCTGCTATTTCATCTATTGTAAGCTCAGAGTTGTCCATTTGTTCTTCCATGAAATCCATAATTTGTTGAATAAATAGCTCGTCATAAGATGCTATTTTGGGTGTAGAAGGAGAAAGCATACTCGATGTTTCTATTCCCTGCTTGTTGGAGAGACTAGCCATATACATTTCTTGAAGCAATTGTCGTTGTTTGAGCAATGACACAATTCGTGCTTTAAGATAGGAAGAGCTGAATGGTTTGGTTATGTAATCGTCAATGCCTTGCTCAAGCCCTTTAATACGGTCATCTAATGAAGATTTTGCTGATAACAATATAATTGGTATGTGGCATGTATTGCGATTTTCTTTTATTTCTTTTACCATGTCGAGGCCATCCATAATTGGCATCATTACATCACTGATAATTAGATCTGGAATAAACTGCAAGGCTTTTTCTACTCCTTCCTTTCCATTGGAAGCTTCAATTATCTGGTAGTTTGTATTAAGAATATCTCGCAGAAAACTTCTTAATTCATAGTTGTCTTCTACAATTAAGATGGAACATTCTTCTTCGTTATCAAAGGAGTTTTTGGCTAATTCTTTATTGCATTCTAATTCTTTTTGAGACAGATTATTTATCTCAGGACTATCATTTAAGATGAATTCTGCCCGTGCATCAGCTTCATAAATATCTCGCCTCAGTGGCAGATTTATTCTGAACTCACTGCCTTTACCTAATTCGCTTTTTACCTGTATATCTCCATGATGTAACTCAACCATCTCTTTAACTAATGAGAGCCCTATGCCAGATGAAGGTTGTAGAAAATTGCTTTTAGTCAGTGATCCAAAACGCTGGAACAGAGAAGTCAATTTACTTGGTTCAATTCCAATACCTTCGTCAGTTACCGAAATAGAGAAATAATTTTTATTACTACTTAATCCTATTTTGACAGATTTTCCATAAGAAGTATATTTGAATGCATTAGATAGCAAATTAAAGAGTATCTTTTCAAATTTGTCTCTGTCTATCCATGCATAGATGGTTGCACCATCTGTCTGCAGGCTATAGTTTATCTGCTTTTCTTTTGCTATCAGGTTAAAATTACCCATAACTTTATTTAATAACTCAGAGATATCTGTTTCTTCTATGAACAACCTCATTTTCTTATTCTGAATCTTTCTGAAATCCAAAATCTGATTTACCAAACGTAACATACGTTCTGTATTTTTTTGTACCAGAGTGAGATGGTTGCGTGCTTTTAAAGAAAGCTCTTCGCATTCCAATACTTCATTAACGGGGCTCGAGATGAGCGTTAGTGGTGTACGAAATTCATGAGATATATCGGTGAAAAATTTTAATTTTATTTCGGCCAGCTCTTGTTCTATATTTACCTGATGACGTAGTCTGTATATATAGAAAAGTATGTAAACGGTTATTAACGTAATACATACGAACAGAAACAGATACAATATCCAGGCCCAATATGTTTCCCAAAATGTAGGTAAGACGTGTACAGACAAACTGCGAACATTATTAACCCAAAAGCCATCACCATTAGTAGAACGTATTTGTAACTCATATTCGCCTGGGGGTAAATTAATGTAGTTGGCAGTACGGTTTTTATCTACATAGTTCCAATTCTTTTCCAGCCCTTTCAGTTTATATGCATAATTTATCTCATCAGGATTTGTGAAGTCAATAGCTGCAAATTGAAAGGTGACATTTCGTTCTGAAGGTTTTAATGATAATACTTTCAACTTATTTAGGGCGATTTCCTGAGCTTTTCCCTGAATCTTTAGTCCTGTAAAGACAATGTTGGGTATGTATCTACTCTTCCTCATTTTATCAGTATTTACTGTTAAGAGGCCTATGTCTGTTCCCAAAAGGAGACGATTATCAGACATAAAAACTGAAGAAGCTTCAGAGAAATTAGATTCTTGTTGTATAAAATTGGAACTAAAATTATCAAACACTTCACGGTTAGGGTCAAATTTGGATAAACTATTCTCGGATACAGCCCATAAATAACCGTGAGTGTCTTCAGAAATGGACGATACAAGGTCGGATCCTAATCCATTTGCCATTGTATAGTGTTTAAAACGAATAAAATCAGTAAGTAAATTACTAGATAGAATTTTATTGATTCCACCCGTTAATGTTGCAACATAAGTTCTGTTTCTTTTATCTGTAAATGTATACATAATATCATTTCCGCTGAGGCTGGATGAGATTTGGGGTATACGCATGTTTCGGTAGAACTTAATTTCTTCAGGTTGCCTGAATTGCTCTGAGAATGTAATCAATCCATCCGTTGTTCCAATGAGAATTACTCCTTTCGGAGTTTTACTAATATGCCTTATACGCATACCATGCTCATCAGGATAGTTTTTTAATATATTGCCACTATGCAGAAACTTCATGTTACCATGCTGATCTTCTTGCAATAAGTTTAATCCACCTCCATAAGTCCCTATCCATACACGGTCTTTATCGTCTTGGCAAATAGTATATATACTGTTGTGACTGATGCTGTATAAATCGTTATCCTGATGTATGTATTGTTTTATACCAAATTGATTGGGACTTTTGGCATTCAATCTGAATAGCCCGTCTTTTTTGGTTCCCATCCATATTATTCCTCTATTATCAGCAAAAATACAGTATACATTTCGTTCGAAAGAGACTTGTGTTTTACTAATTGTTCCTTGAGCATTTAGATATCCGAATAAAGATCCATCTTGGTTGAAAATACGTATTGCACCATTTTTGGAAGCAACCCATATTCTTTTTAACGAATCTTTGAATAAACAACGAGTTTCATATTTTTGATTGTTCAATTTTTCCTCATACCTATGAGGAAAGAAAGATATTTTTTGTGCCCCTCTATTGCAAGCTAGCCAGCAATTCCCTTGATGGTCAATAAAGTAATTTATTATATTGGGTGCGAAAATTGATTTAGGGTTGCCTGCTTCAGTCATAAATGAAGCTAATTTGTTTGATTTAGGGTCAAAATAAGAAAAATTTCCATCTGTTGGCACTACCCAAACGGTGCCGACTTTATCTTCAAAAATTAGTTTCCTATTTTTTCGTTCATATTTTATAATTTCTTCTGGAGAGGTTACAAAATGTTTTATATCGCCTTTATGCATATTCAATCGGACTACTCCCGGCTCTTTTGTAAACATCCAAACGTAACCTTTACTATCTTTGAAAACAAGCTCAATATCATTAATAGGTTGTTTGCTGGTTCGGATATCGTACAATTTATACTGCTCACTTCGCATATTCATTGCTAGCAGACCTTTATTTGTTCCTATTAAGAGAGAGCCGTCTTTGGTTTGTTCAACGGTATTGATCCTGGTAACTACGTCGGGCAGTTTTATAAATTTTAATTGCTGTGTGACAATATTATAAACCGCTATTCTGTCTGATGAAGACACAAGAAATATTGAACCACCATATTCTTTAATATATTGGAAAGGAAAATCACTTCTGATTTTTTTCTTTCCGATTATATTAATACCCTTATCAGTTAGTATCCATTCATCATTTTGAGAGTCTTGAAAAACAGAAAAAACAGAGTTGCCTTTCAGTGTTTGGTTATAGGTTCCATATTGATATATTCCATTACCGTTTTTACACTGACGATCATCCACTCTAAAAGCATTTCCACCATTGCAAATTATCCAGCTAATACCTTTCTTTAATGGATATACCGATTTGATATTGTATGTTTGATGGTGTATCTTTTCAGTTGGAAGCAATACATCTATAAACTTCTCATTAGTCGTGTCGAATAAGTAAATCCGATTGTCGTAAGTCTGACACCAGATGTCATCATATCTGGTGTCCCAAATACAAGAAATACGGTTACTCGTTAAGGTGCATCCATCACCAGGCAGTGCCTTATAAGTCCTGAATTCGTATCCATCATATCTATTTAGACCATTCCAGGTACTAAACCAAATATATCCACTCTGATCTTGCAAAATAGTCGAAACAAATCCATTAGACAAACCATTATTAACAGAAAATGGTTTAACCTTGCACAACGGCTGGGCTATTAGTGCCAGAAAAGGAATAAAAAGGTATAAGCATAAAAAAAACAGATATTTTCTCATAGTACGGTCTTCTTGATATTGCAGGACAAAAATACAACAATCAGATTAATAAACCATACACGAATACCCGATTAAATAGATAATACATAGTTTTCTCACATTATCTCTTAGCGTCTTCTTAACTGAACAAATATTCCCCCCAAATATACTTAACAAATTGGTATCTTTGCATTGTAATATAGAACGAAAAGGATTTTTCGTTTACAAATTCGTTGCTCTGTTTTTTTTCTATAACTTGCCAACGGTTATTATGCTTAATCGGTTGGATAACTAATTTAAAACAAATTCATAATATGAATAAAAAGCAAATGATTAAAATATCTACGTGGGGATTGCTTAGTTGTCTATTTTGGGGTACAGGATGCAAATCGGAACACAAGTATGTTTTGGAGCCCGTGAACGAATATAAAGAGTATGTAATAGACGCTGAGTCTGAACTTTCGACTTCGAATCTCTACACTTTCGAAGATCATGGAAAAGAGTATCTTACTTTTCCTGTTCACAACAAAAGAACCATATTGATTTATGATCTGTCGTCTGGAAAATTAGTTCATAATTTCTTTTTCAATGTAGCCTCCCCCCGAGGAATAGGGTCAGAACTTTATGGCTATTATGCAAAAGATTTGGGCCATATCTATGTTCCTGACTTTATGCAAAAAGTAATTTATGAAACCGACACCACCGGTGTTTTCAAAAAAACAATTAATTTCAGTACTGCTGATGACGGGCTGAACCCTATGCGTGCATACTATAATAATCTGCATAATGTACAGCTGACTTTTTTAGGCAATAAGCTCTATATACCCCAACAAATGAATGCCAATCTAGGTAGCTCATGTGTAGAAAAAAGTCCGATAGGTATAACTGTAGATACGGTGAATGGAGATGTTCGTAAGTTACCTATGAATTTTCCACCTCTCATTGCTTCGAAGGAACTAAGGAGCTGCATAGAAGGAAGCCTTCCTTATAGCGAAACATTTGATGGAAAACGCTTCATTTACTCTTTCAGTATGGACGAAAATTTGTATGTAGTCTCCCCCGATCACCACAAGATACAAAAGATAAAAGCCAAAAGTTCAGATATACCTGAAATAAAATTCAAAAAGATTCCATCCGATTTTTCTAAAACGTTGAAAATGACTTGTGAGATGGCTACTTACGGAAACATTATCTATGATAAATATCGCCAGGTTTATTATCGCTTTGCTTATCCCGAATCAAAATTGGCAGACGATGAGGACTTCTTGAAAATTTTAAACTCGGGTAAGAAAGAGTTCTCAATCATTATTCTGGATAAAAACTTTAATATTTTAGGTGAGACCAAATTCCCTCCATTCACGTATTTGCCCCACATTTTCTTCATTAGTAAGGATGGCCTTTATTTGAGTGTTAATCATTTTAAACGAAAAGATTTCTGTGACTGGAAACTTCGTTTTCAGAAAATTGAGTTGATAAAACAATAACCTGATTTTGGAAAGAAATAATACAGTTTTAAGTAGATAGATTTTTCCGTATAGTGATAAAATAAAAAGGCCGCGTCAAAAAGTTATATCTTTTGGCGCGGCCTCTAAATTATTATTTCCTCAAATCTAATTTGGGGTTACATTTTTTCTCCACCTTGGGTCACCGATGCCTAATTTATAAATCTCGTGATTTCTCACTGCATCAGTGTTTTTGTAATAAAGACCGTTGAGGTCATATTCGTGCATATTAACATCACCGTTTTTGCCAAGTGAGTTCGGACTTACCATCAAGTCAGCAGGAGAGATACCTACCACGCCTGTTTTAACCTCCGTTTCACTTTTGCCATAAACATTATATTTACCGGCACCTTGGCTCGTAGAGCTAAATCCATTGGAAGAAAATATACTACCATTGTTCAAATTTGTATTTGTAGAGTAATTATTCCTAACGTAGAAGTTTACTCCATTGAAGTTACGGATATCCATACCTTGGAGATACATAGACCTGGCATCGCCATCAGCCTTATGCTGAATGAACAGATTCTTCTCAACAGTAAATGAACTGTTCGTCGGGTTGTAACGCATACTGAATAACAAACGACCATTAGAGCGAGTGCTGAAGTTGAAGAATGTATTGTTTGACAGATTAACATTCCATCTTACGTCAGCTCCCCAGGATCTGTTCTTTGCCTCAGAAAGGAAGTTATCACGTGGGCTGTCAATGAATGAACAGTTAGTAATATTCATGTCATTGTATACCGTTGTGTTATCGTTAGCAGCATCTTCCTGAATCCAGGCATATCCACGTCCATTGCTATCATACAGACCACAGTTATAGAACAGGCAATTGTCTGTAATCCAGTGACGGACAACTCTGTATGAATTCCCCTGGAAACGAACCCAGCCACGAATCATACGTTGGAACTCACAATTACGGATTTCAAACGATTCAAGAATGAAAGGCATAGCCTGTGAGTATTGATTGATAAAGTAGTTGCCCAAACCTGTAGTAGCAGTAGAAGGCTTATTCAGATAATTATAGGCCTCAGGAGCATCAAATTTGATGTTATCAAATACAATGGATTCCACATTAATACCGCCCATCTCACCATTCATCGCATTACGTCCAAATGAGAAATTACAGTTATAAGGATTTCCATTTGCATCTTTACCAACAGCCATCAGTACGGTAGCTTTTTCTGCGCCGGTAGTTTTCAGAGTGAAGCCTTTTGACATGGTAATGGTATTCTGCATATAATATGTCTTTCCACTTTCAAGCAGGAATACAGTACCTTCTGCCAAAGAATTGTCCGACATGTATTTTTGTAACACAGTATCTATCCGGCATGCCTTATAAGTGTGTGCACCTTGAATTGTGTCATTCGGGTCATAGTTGTATTTGATGGTAATAGGAGCGCCTACTTTACCTTTCATACGTACCATAACAGTGTTATACAGACGGTCCCAATAGCGTTTCACTTTGTTATTCAAACCATTTACAACGTACACGGCATTCGGAGACAGACCCTGAACATCAATATAGCCTCTCTGGAT encodes the following:
- the hcp gene encoding hydroxylamine reductase — its product is MFCNQCQETAKNTGCTINGVCGKKEDTANIQDLLIFACQGLAFATIEARKKGIDTNVESKHITNGLFITITNANFDNKAIMKSINDCITLRDNLKTKAHISEKNDALDWKGTSEADFYEKAKQVSTLFFDKDEDIRALKQYTLFGVKGIAAYAEHAFNLGFEEQDIYNFMEETLVMIYRPMNLKDMLDWLVRTGEHGVKVMALLDKANTSTFGNPEISKVNIGVGKNPGILVSGHDLNDLEQLLIQTEGKGVDIYTHSEMLPSHAYPHFKKYKHLVGNYGNAWHRQLDEFETFNGPVLFTTNCLVPPRKTTTYNDRIFTTGAAGMPEWKVIDKKLVNGHKDFSEIIELAKKCPPPTEIENGEITIGFAHNQVLSLADKILKAVNSGAIKKLVVMSGCDARQKSREYYTEFAKQLPKDTVILTSGCAKYRYNKLKLGDINGIPRVLDAGQCNDSYSWAVVALKLKEVLKLDDINKLPIIFNIAWYEQKAIIVHLALLYLGIKNTHIGPTLPGFLTPNLLKIVQDSFGVQTITTAEEDMKSFGLN
- a CDS encoding helix-turn-helix transcriptional regulator translates to MNQLSKEIRTYTFSEFEGNNPSFSLRRLEDLYRMKHGESDIPHRHDYYTIIFFEKGAGTHIVDFTEYPIEDHSIYFIIPGQMHQVIPTSEPKGWTMKFTDEFLISNSISEKLINSIYLFNEYGQSPPLSINEIQMPVYLNIISQIEFFSNSLESYTQEAIGALMKLFFIQSNNHCSLHKSNNPQLQETTNQLLHSFKQLLNKHYASMHLVADYANKLNVTADYLNKTVKSITGKSAKDHIQTKIIIEAKRSLLFSEISSKELAYELGFEESAHFNNFFKKITGQTPSEFRVLARQS
- a CDS encoding pirin family protein, coding for MKTILHKSETRGHANHGWLDTHHTFSFADYYNPQRVHFGMLRVLNDDRIAPGEGFGKHPHDNMEIITIPLYGDLEHKDSMGNHGVITTGEIQVMSAGTGIFHSEFNKNKNKEVGLLQIWVLPNKKNVTPRYDQITLADIQKPDEFYQILSPNPEDQGVWIYQNAWFHLGDLSEGWKGTYQLKDKKNGVYFFVIEGKVTVAGQELNRRDGLGVSEAESIEITTSAKTKLLVMEVPMQ
- a CDS encoding DoxX family protein gives rise to the protein MNTIKKFLATDQQSWSLLVARLALGLVILPHGMQKALGAFGGYGFSGTLGAFQSMGMPLLIGVLVILAEFVGSIGILVGAGTRFMAFSVGLTMAGAAVLGGHINNGFFMNWFGAQKGEGVEYFILVVGLALVLLIGGSGRYAVDNLISDKLKTK
- a CDS encoding (2Fe-2S)-binding protein: MSEDVHICHCNGITKGEIAKAIKEKGLTTADEVSDETSAGEVCGGCVSDIEEILDEVNG
- a CDS encoding two-component regulator propeller domain-containing protein translates to MRKYLFFLCLYLFIPFLALIAQPLCKVKPFSVNNGLSNGFVSTILQDQSGYIWFSTWNGLNRYDGYEFRTYKALPGDGCTLTSNRISCIWDTRYDDIWCQTYDNRIYLFDTTNEKFIDVLLPTEKIHHQTYNIKSVYPLKKGISWIICNGGNAFRVDDRQCKNGNGIYQYGTYNQTLKGNSVFSVFQDSQNDEWILTDKGINIIGKKKIRSDFPFQYIKEYGGSIFLVSSSDRIAVYNIVTQQLKFIKLPDVVTRINTVEQTKDGSLLIGTNKGLLAMNMRSEQYKLYDIRTSKQPINDIELVFKDSKGYVWMFTKEPGVVRLNMHKGDIKHFVTSPEEIIKYERKNRKLIFEDKVGTVWVVPTDGNFSYFDPKSNKLASFMTEAGNPKSIFAPNIINYFIDHQGNCWLACNRGAQKISFFPHRYEEKLNNQKYETRCLFKDSLKRIWVASKNGAIRIFNQDGSLFGYLNAQGTISKTQVSFERNVYCIFADNRGIIWMGTKKDGLFRLNAKSPNQFGIKQYIHQDNDLYSISHNSIYTICQDDKDRVWIGTYGGGLNLLQEDQHGNMKFLHSGNILKNYPDEHGMRIRHISKTPKGVILIGTTDGLITFSEQFRQPEEIKFYRNMRIPQISSSLSGNDIMYTFTDKRNRTYVATLTGGINKILSSNLLTDFIRFKHYTMANGLGSDLVSSISEDTHGYLWAVSENSLSKFDPNREVFDNFSSNFIQQESNFSEASSVFMSDNRLLLGTDIGLLTVNTDKMRKSRYIPNIVFTGLKIQGKAQEIALNKLKVLSLKPSERNVTFQFAAIDFTNPDEINYAYKLKGLEKNWNYVDKNRTANYINLPPGEYELQIRSTNGDGFWVNNVRSLSVHVLPTFWETYWAWILYLFLFVCITLITVYILFYIYRLRHQVNIEQELAEIKLKFFTDISHEFRTPLTLISSPVNEVLECEELSLKARNHLTLVQKNTERMLRLVNQILDFRKIQNKKMRLFIEETDISELLNKVMGNFNLIAKEKQINYSLQTDGATIYAWIDRDKFEKILFNLLSNAFKYTSYGKSVKIGLSSNKNYFSISVTDEGIGIEPSKLTSLFQRFGSLTKSNFLQPSSGIGLSLVKEMVELHHGDIQVKSELGKGSEFRINLPLRRDIYEADARAEFILNDSPEINNLSQKELECNKELAKNSFDNEEECSILIVEDNYELRSFLRDILNTNYQIIEASNGKEGVEKALQFIPDLIISDVMMPIMDGLDMVKEIKENRNTCHIPIILLSAKSSLDDRIKGLEQGIDDYITKPFSSSYLKARIVSLLKQRQLLQEMYMASLSNKQGIETSSMLSPSTPKIASYDELFIQQIMDFMEEQMDNSELTIDEIAENLMLSRTVFYKKLRSIVGLSPVDFIREIRIKRAAQLIETDKFNFSQVAYMTGFNDPKYFSKCFKKQMKITPSEYKDGLHKKQ
- a CDS encoding DUF4221 family protein; this translates as MNKKQMIKISTWGLLSCLFWGTGCKSEHKYVLEPVNEYKEYVIDAESELSTSNLYTFEDHGKEYLTFPVHNKRTILIYDLSSGKLVHNFFFNVASPRGIGSELYGYYAKDLGHIYVPDFMQKVIYETDTTGVFKKTINFSTADDGLNPMRAYYNNLHNVQLTFLGNKLYIPQQMNANLGSSCVEKSPIGITVDTVNGDVRKLPMNFPPLIASKELRSCIEGSLPYSETFDGKRFIYSFSMDENLYVVSPDHHKIQKIKAKSSDIPEIKFKKIPSDFSKTLKMTCEMATYGNIIYDKYRQVYYRFAYPESKLADDEDFLKILNSGKKEFSIIILDKNFNILGETKFPPFTYLPHIFFISKDGLYLSVNHFKRKDFCDWKLRFQKIELIKQ